In Polyangium spumosum, the DNA window GGGTCCGCGCAGGTGCTCGACCCGAAACGTCAGGTGTGCGGTCGATTCGCTGACCGGCGCGTAGACCAGCCGCAGGTGCTTGCCATTGAAGAGCAGGCCGATCGGAATGCCGACGTGGCGCAGAAGCCGCTCGAACTTGGCCGTGGGCGGGTAGCGCCACGGGCCGGTCGTGGCCTCGGGCTCGTCGAGGTCGATGTCGGCGCCGGCCTCGGTGAGATCCCACAGAAGCGCGAACCAGGGCTTTGCCGCGGATGCGTCCGCTGGGGCGGGGGACGCAGGGGGCGCAGGCGCTTCCTCGAAGGCAGCAAAAGGGTCGTCGGCGACGAAGGGGCCGCGCCCGAGGGCAAAGCTCGGCTTGATCTCCTGCCCGCCCTCGGCAGCGTAGAACGCGAGCTCGGCCGGCAGCTCGGCGCGCGGCACGAGCATACCCGGCTGGGAATAGCCGAGGAAGTCGTGGAAGAACGCTTCGAGGCTCCGGATGCGCGCGGTGTCGCCATCGAGTTGCGCCGCAAAAGCCGTGGAGAGCTCTGCGCGCTCGTCGGGGGCAATCTGCGCGTCAGCGAGCACGGGGACACTGAAAACGAGGCCCTCGACGGGTTGCGCGAGGCCGAGCCATTTCTTGTGGAAGATGACGTCGCGGTCTTTCATGTCATCGACTCCGGCCACGCAACGACGAGGCCCACCGGGGTGAGGCGCGCCATGCGCACTTCATAGAGCGCCTCGATGGCGGCCGGCTCGGATTCGAGCTCGCCCGCCGCCGCCGCGCGCCGCCGCTCGAGGTGCCGCAAATCGAGGTCCACCTGGCGCTTCTGATCCTTGTCCTGCACGTTGAAGAGGTCCGTCTGGCGCAGCCGCGCCTCGGCCTTGTCGATGGCCGTGCGCTGCCTCAAAAGCAGTCCGCGCAGCTCATCGGCCTCGCGCCGAGCACGCTCGGCGAGACCTTGCCGCGCCTCCACATCCAACGCGTCCGCCTCGGCTTCGATGTGCGGCCAGAGGGCTCGCAAGAGAGCCTCGGCGTTCTCGCGAATGCGCTTCATGATCGTCGCATTGGGCGCGCGACCTCCACCTGCGAGCAGCCGCTCGGTCGATGTGATGGCCTGGGCGGCCGTCGCCCGGTTCTTGTACGGCTTGATCGCGCTGGCCTCCCCGGACCACGCAGCCGCGAGCGGGACGAGCTGATCGTGGAGCCGCGCCGCCCCGGTGCCGAAGAGCGTCAGGCGGGCATAACCGACGACGCGCACGACGCTCTCGTCGGGCGCGACCACGGCTGTCACCCGTGAGAGGTCATGCGCACCGAATCCCTGCGCGAGGAACCGATCGAGAATGCGCTTTACGAACGGGTGCGCGAGGTGGAGCTGCTCGGCCCCCTCGGAGAGGCTCGCGAGCGGGTGGAAGGTCACGGGCCGCGGAGGCTTCTGGCGCCACTCCCAAAAGTCCTCGGTGCGCCCGCGCGGCGGCCGGAGCGTGTCGAGCGTGACGTCCCAGGACCTGTCGAGCGCCGGCAGCTCGTGTGTCGCGCGCCCGTCGCTGGTCTTGCCTGCGTCTTTCAATGGCGGAGCGCCGGCGAGCGTGAGGCCGATCTCGACGACGCCCCGCAAGGAGTCGGCCTCGACCTCCAGCGTGCGCCGGGAGCTCTCGAGGCGCCGGCCAGCGCGCATGACCTCGTCGCGCACAGCAGAAAGGTCGGTTCGCCGCGCCTCTAGCTCCTCATCGACCGTGGCCGTCTTCGCGTCAGATCCGACCTTCTCAACCACGCCGCGCACCTTGCGCGTGATGCCGTTCTCGAGCGCTGCTTCGATCTGATCAAGCAGCACGGCCCCGAGGGAACCGAGCTCGCGCTGCACGGTCGCGATCTTCCGCACGACGGTCTCGAGCACCTGATCCTCGGTGCGCTGCGGGTAAACGAAGTAGTGACAGCGGACCTCCTCCGCGGGCTGGAGCGTGCGGTCGATGCGGCCGTTGCGCTGCTCCATGCGGGCCGGGTTCCAGGGGATGTCGATGTGGAAGAGGTCGGCGCAGTGGGCTTGCAGGTTGACACCTTCGCGGGCGGCGTCGGTCGCGACGAGGATGCGCACGGGATGCTCGTCGGGCGGGCTGTTGAACGCGCGCTGCACCTCGTCGCGGGCCTCGTCACCCATGCCGCCGTGAAACTGCATGATGCGGTTCTCGCCGTCGTCGGTGTGCGCAACGGCTGCGGAGAGAAGCTCGACGAGGTAACGCTTCGTGTCCGCGTACTCGGTGAAGATGAGCACCCGGCGAGGCGACCATGCACGTTTCGCGCGCGTGTCCTCGCCGAGGCCGATCGCGGGGCAGAGGTGCTCGCGCATCCAGGCGAGCAGCGCGAGCGTCTTCGCATCGGGCTCCCTGCGGGCCTTCTCGGCGAGGGCGCGCATCTCGGCGAGGAGCGCGCGGGCCTCCTCGGTCGGGGTCGGGAGCGTTGAGCTGGCACGACGCACGGCCGCTTCGCTCTCCTCGGCGAGCGTCTCGTCCGACAGCCCGTGCGTCTCCGGGTCCGCCTCGGCATCGATCGAGGCCTTGGGTTTGGCCGCGGAGAGCTTCAATTGCTGGGGCGCGCCGACCGGCCCGCCCTTCTTGGCGAGGCCCTGCGCGTGCGCGTCGATGGTGCGTGCAAACGCCTCGGGGCTCGAGAGGAGCCGCTGCTGCATGTGGATGAACGGAAGACGCCCCTGCCCAGATGCAGGCGCGCAGAGCTCGGTGTAGCGCTGGAGTTTCTCGCCGAGCGTCAGCTCGATCGGCTGACCGGGGCCTAGATGGCTCGCCTCCGCCTTGCCCTCCTCGCCCGTCTCGGCGTCGTAGTTCTTCTGCGCGAGGCGCCAGATGCCGCCCTCGTGCATGAGCGCGAGCTGCACGAGGAGGCGGCGCGGGAAGCGCTCGACGCCGAGCTGACGCAGGTCGCGCTTGAGCCTGCGCACCATGATCGGCTCGAGATCCTTCTTGCCCTCGACCGGCACGCCGCGCGTGAAGCGCACCGGGTCGAGGATCTCGAGCAGCGCGCTGAAGCTGT includes these proteins:
- the drmD gene encoding DISARM system SNF2-like helicase DrmD, whose product is MRPPAASADGLPAKGQIVHARHRQWLVEDVVAGEGNDSPLVRLVCLDDDDPGRPIDVLWDLELGARIVAPETHGLGEVSRLDPPAHFGAYLHALKWSAVSAADATRFQAPFRAGIKLMAHQLTPLMKALELPRANLFIADDVGLGKTIEAGLVLQELILRQQASFVLVVCPASVCLQWQGEMQRRFGLRFEVMTRQFVAYRRQERGFGTNPWSTHNRFIVSHALLRRPEYRDPLLHLGERARKGLLILDEAHVAAPASASKYATDTDITRTIRDLAPRFDNRLFLSATPHNGHSNSFSALLEILDPVRFTRGVPVEGKKDLEPIMVRRLKRDLRQLGVERFPRRLLVQLALMHEGGIWRLAQKNYDAETGEEGKAEASHLGPGQPIELTLGEKLQRYTELCAPASGQGRLPFIHMQQRLLSSPEAFARTIDAHAQGLAKKGGPVGAPQQLKLSAAKPKASIDAEADPETHGLSDETLAEESEAAVRRASSTLPTPTEEARALLAEMRALAEKARREPDAKTLALLAWMREHLCPAIGLGEDTRAKRAWSPRRVLIFTEYADTKRYLVELLSAAVAHTDDGENRIMQFHGGMGDEARDEVQRAFNSPPDEHPVRILVATDAAREGVNLQAHCADLFHIDIPWNPARMEQRNGRIDRTLQPAEEVRCHYFVYPQRTEDQVLETVVRKIATVQRELGSLGAVLLDQIEAALENGITRKVRGVVEKVGSDAKTATVDEELEARRTDLSAVRDEVMRAGRRLESSRRTLEVEADSLRGVVEIGLTLAGAPPLKDAGKTSDGRATHELPALDRSWDVTLDTLRPPRGRTEDFWEWRQKPPRPVTFHPLASLSEGAEQLHLAHPFVKRILDRFLAQGFGAHDLSRVTAVVAPDESVVRVVGYARLTLFGTGAARLHDQLVPLAAAWSGEASAIKPYKNRATAAQAITSTERLLAGGGRAPNATIMKRIRENAEALLRALWPHIEAEADALDVEARQGLAERARREADELRGLLLRQRTAIDKAEARLRQTDLFNVQDKDQKRQVDLDLRHLERRRAAAAGELESEPAAIEALYEVRMARLTPVGLVVAWPESMT